One window of the Ramlibacter henchirensis genome contains the following:
- a CDS encoding SDR family NAD(P)-dependent oxidoreductase produces the protein MDASTAATAVFAPFSLAGRCALVTGASSGLGAHFAGVLADAGAQVWLAARRTDRVQALVASLRQRGARAQGVELDVTRSISVAAAFDAMATAGTQPDIVINNAGVGLGTPALETSEGDWDDVVDTNLKGAWLVATEASRRLVAANRAGSIVNIASILGERVGAFVAPYAASKAGLIQLTKALALEWARHGIRVNALAPGYIATDINREFLASEAGDRMRKRIPQRRFGEARDLDGPLLLLASDAGRYMTGAVVAADGGHLVSGL, from the coding sequence ATGGACGCGTCCACGGCTGCCACCGCGGTCTTCGCGCCGTTCTCGCTCGCCGGCCGCTGCGCGCTGGTGACCGGCGCTTCCTCCGGCCTGGGCGCGCACTTCGCCGGCGTGCTGGCCGATGCGGGTGCGCAGGTCTGGCTGGCGGCACGCCGCACCGACCGCGTGCAGGCGCTCGTGGCCTCGCTGCGCCAACGCGGCGCACGCGCGCAGGGCGTTGAACTGGACGTCACGCGCAGCATCTCCGTCGCGGCCGCGTTCGACGCCATGGCGACTGCGGGGACCCAGCCCGACATCGTCATCAACAACGCCGGGGTCGGGCTGGGCACGCCCGCATTGGAAACTTCCGAAGGCGACTGGGACGACGTCGTTGACACCAACCTCAAGGGCGCCTGGCTGGTCGCCACCGAAGCCTCGCGGCGGCTCGTGGCCGCCAACCGTGCGGGCAGCATCGTCAACATCGCTTCCATCCTGGGCGAGCGGGTGGGCGCCTTCGTCGCGCCGTATGCCGCCTCCAAGGCCGGGCTGATCCAGCTGACCAAGGCGCTCGCGCTCGAATGGGCGCGCCACGGCATCCGCGTCAACGCGCTCGCGCCGGGCTACATCGCCACCGACATCAACCGCGAGTTCCTCGCCAGCGAGGCCGGCGACAGGATGCGCAAGCGCATCCCGCAGCGGCGGTTCGGCGAGGCGCGCGACCTCGATGGTCCGCTGCTGCTGCTGGCGAGCGACGCGGGCCGCTACATGACCGGTGCGGTGGTCGCGGCGGACGGCGGCCACCTGGTCAGCGGTCTCTGA
- the fadB gene encoding fatty acid oxidation complex subunit alpha FadB, which translates to MFAGDCVRVTPLEGGLVELCFDRAGEAINKLDDKAVAEFGRAVQAIAGADGVRGVLVTSTKDVFIVGADITEFGRKFRHSGEQVARDVLAANQVFVRFEDLPVPTVVAINGFALGGGLELALSASQRVMSEKAQVGVPEVRLGLFPGFGGTVRLSRVASERVAIEWVMSGRPAKAADALRAGVVDAVAAPDRLREEALAHLWRCVEGAVDWQAAQQRKREPVRTPDAAAYDEAFAQLAKQAARHQPAAEMAVSMMREAARCDRTRALELEAAAFGAVTQTQAARSMVQTFLNEQAVKKLARRHAQGGRPVARAAVIGAGIMGGGIAYTTALRGMAVRMKDIAPAALELGMGEARRQLDKQVQQGRMGREKADAVLAAIRAQLDDADLQESDLAIEAVVENLSVKHKVLADLQAKLRPGTVLASNTSSLRIDHIAAPLPRPADVVGLHFFNPVPVMPLVEVVRGKASSDAAVATATAYASALGKTPIVVKDCPGFLVNRILTPYIIAFCDLVSEGADYERVDRALEAFGWPMGPAYLEDVVGMDTGSHVIDIISAGYPQRMRPPERNAIRALVREKRLGQKSGAGFYDYDSAGGKPRRSASPAARALIAQLQQGGGASFSDEQVVERMMVPMLLEAIRCLEEGVAGSAAELDMAMLLGVGFPAYLGGPLKYADWIGLPKLLQRCEALAAHGPMYEPPALLRDMAASGREFYPVA; encoded by the coding sequence ATGTTCGCCGGTGACTGCGTACGGGTGACGCCGCTGGAAGGCGGGCTGGTGGAGTTGTGCTTCGACCGCGCGGGCGAGGCGATCAACAAGCTCGACGACAAGGCCGTGGCGGAGTTCGGCCGCGCCGTGCAGGCGATCGCCGGGGCGGACGGCGTGCGCGGCGTGCTGGTGACGAGCACCAAGGACGTGTTCATCGTCGGCGCGGACATCACCGAGTTCGGCCGCAAGTTCCGGCACTCGGGCGAGCAGGTCGCGCGCGACGTGCTGGCCGCGAACCAGGTCTTCGTGCGCTTCGAGGACCTGCCGGTGCCCACCGTGGTCGCGATCAACGGCTTCGCCCTCGGCGGCGGGCTGGAGCTGGCGCTGTCCGCGTCGCAACGGGTGATGTCGGAGAAGGCCCAGGTCGGCGTGCCCGAGGTCAGGCTGGGCCTCTTCCCCGGATTCGGCGGCACCGTGAGGTTGTCGCGCGTGGCGAGCGAGCGCGTCGCGATCGAATGGGTGATGAGCGGCCGTCCCGCGAAGGCGGCCGATGCGCTGCGCGCCGGCGTGGTGGACGCGGTCGCCGCGCCGGATCGCCTGCGCGAGGAGGCACTGGCCCATTTGTGGCGCTGCGTCGAAGGCGCGGTGGACTGGCAGGCGGCGCAGCAGCGCAAGCGCGAACCGGTGCGCACGCCCGATGCGGCCGCTTACGACGAGGCGTTCGCGCAACTGGCGAAGCAGGCCGCGCGCCACCAGCCTGCGGCGGAAATGGCCGTCAGCATGATGCGTGAGGCGGCCCGCTGCGACCGCACTCGCGCACTGGAGCTCGAAGCCGCGGCGTTCGGGGCCGTGACACAGACGCAGGCGGCCCGATCGATGGTGCAGACCTTCCTGAACGAGCAGGCGGTGAAGAAGCTCGCGCGCCGGCATGCACAGGGCGGGCGTCCCGTGGCCCGCGCCGCCGTGATCGGCGCCGGCATCATGGGCGGCGGCATCGCCTACACGACGGCGCTGCGCGGCATGGCAGTGCGCATGAAGGACATCGCGCCGGCCGCGCTGGAGCTGGGCATGGGCGAGGCGCGCCGGCAGCTCGACAAGCAGGTGCAGCAGGGCCGCATGGGCCGCGAGAAGGCCGATGCGGTGCTGGCCGCCATCAGGGCGCAGCTGGACGACGCGGACCTGCAGGAATCCGACCTCGCCATCGAGGCCGTGGTGGAGAACCTGTCCGTGAAGCACAAGGTGCTCGCGGACCTGCAGGCCAAGTTGCGGCCCGGCACCGTGCTGGCGTCGAACACGTCCAGCCTGCGCATCGACCACATCGCCGCGCCGCTGCCTCGGCCGGCCGACGTGGTCGGGCTGCATTTCTTCAACCCGGTGCCGGTGATGCCGCTGGTCGAGGTGGTGCGCGGCAAGGCGAGCAGCGATGCCGCCGTGGCCACGGCGACGGCTTATGCGAGCGCGCTCGGCAAGACGCCGATCGTGGTGAAGGACTGCCCCGGCTTTCTCGTCAACCGCATCCTCACGCCGTACATCATCGCGTTCTGCGACCTCGTCTCGGAAGGCGCGGACTACGAGCGCGTGGACCGCGCGCTGGAAGCCTTCGGCTGGCCGATGGGCCCTGCCTACCTGGAAGACGTGGTGGGCATGGACACCGGCAGCCACGTGATCGACATCATCTCGGCCGGCTACCCGCAGCGCATGCGCCCGCCCGAGCGCAATGCCATCCGGGCCCTGGTGCGCGAGAAGCGCCTGGGCCAGAAGAGCGGCGCGGGCTTCTATGACTACGACTCGGCCGGCGGCAAGCCGCGCCGCAGCGCCTCCCCGGCCGCACGTGCGCTCATCGCGCAGCTGCAGCAGGGCGGGGGCGCGAGCTTCAGCGACGAGCAGGTGGTCGAACGCATGATGGTGCCGATGCTGCTGGAGGCGATCCGCTGCCTCGAGGAAGGCGTGGCCGGCAGCGCGGCGGAGCTGGACATGGCGATGCTGCTCGGCGTGGGCTTTCCGGCCTACCTGGGCGGGCCGCTCAAGTACGCGGACTGGATCGGCTTGCCCAAGCTGCTGCAGCGCTGCGAGGCGCTGGCCGCGCACGGGCCGATGTACGAGCCCCCGGCGCTGCTTCGGGACATGGCGGCAAGCGGCCGCGAGTTCTACCCGGTGGCGTGA
- a CDS encoding NAD(P)H-dependent flavin oxidoreductase, with translation MKTRVTEKLGIAYPIIQGGMQWVGLAELASAVSNAGGLGILTGLTQPTPEALRDEIARCRSMTGKPFGVNLTILPTVKPPPYAEYVRAIIESGVKIVETAGNSPREFIAAFKEHGITLVHKCTTVRHALSAERNGVDIVSIDGLECAGHPGEDDVGGLVLIPAAARALKIPVVASGGIADGRGMAAAFALGAEGINMGTRFCVTREAPIHDNIKQALVGASERDTALIFRTLKNTARVYSNAIAREVRSMEYRPGGCRFDEIRPLVVGTRGRAALQSGEVDGGVISAGQGVGLIDDVPTCADLIERMVADCRQRLHIASAWAEGAADVRR, from the coding sequence ATGAAGACGCGCGTCACCGAGAAACTCGGCATCGCCTACCCGATCATCCAGGGCGGCATGCAGTGGGTGGGCCTGGCCGAGCTGGCCTCGGCCGTGTCCAACGCCGGCGGCCTCGGCATCCTCACCGGGCTCACGCAGCCCACGCCCGAGGCCCTGCGCGACGAGATCGCCCGCTGCCGGTCGATGACCGGCAAGCCCTTCGGCGTGAACCTCACCATCCTGCCCACCGTGAAGCCGCCGCCGTACGCGGAGTACGTGCGCGCCATCATCGAGAGCGGCGTCAAGATCGTGGAGACGGCGGGCAACAGCCCTCGCGAGTTCATCGCCGCGTTCAAGGAGCACGGCATCACCCTCGTCCACAAGTGCACGACGGTGCGCCACGCCCTCTCGGCCGAGCGCAATGGCGTGGACATCGTCTCCATCGACGGGCTCGAATGCGCGGGCCATCCGGGCGAGGACGACGTCGGCGGCCTGGTGCTGATCCCCGCCGCGGCGCGCGCGCTGAAGATCCCGGTGGTGGCCTCCGGCGGCATCGCCGACGGCCGCGGCATGGCGGCTGCGTTCGCGCTCGGCGCCGAGGGCATCAACATGGGGACGCGCTTCTGCGTGACGCGGGAGGCGCCCATCCACGACAACATCAAGCAGGCGCTGGTGGGCGCCAGCGAACGCGACACGGCGCTGATCTTCCGGACGCTGAAGAACACGGCGCGCGTGTACAGCAACGCGATCGCGCGCGAGGTGCGGTCGATGGAGTACCGCCCGGGCGGCTGCCGGTTCGACGAGATCCGCCCGCTGGTGGTCGGCACCCGCGGCCGCGCGGCGCTGCAGAGCGGCGAAGTCGATGGCGGCGTGATCTCGGCCGGCCAGGGCGTCGGCCTGATCGACGACGTGCCCACCTGCGCCGACCTGATCGAGCGCATGGTGGCCGACTGCCGCCAGCGCCTGCACATCGCTTCCGCCTGGGCCGAAGGAGCCGCCGATGTTCGCCGGTGA
- a CDS encoding enoyl-CoA hydratase-related protein, whose translation MASEHITTELSEGILTITLNRPEKLNAFTTQMGQEIGAALDRADRDDDVRVVIFTGAGRGYCAGADISDGGSVGAGSGMERKGLPPGGIGQRLFESHKPLIAAIHGAAVGVGVTMTLPMDFRICAQDTKFGLVFTRRGLVPEAGSAWFLPRIVGLPKALEWVYAGRTVNAEDARAAGLVSEVVPPDQLLPRARAIAREIAENTAPVATVLTRQLMWRASAAPHPEGALRVDSALNLALAQTADVKEGFTAFREKRLPRFPGRASQDLPALYPWW comes from the coding sequence ATGGCCAGCGAACACATCACCACGGAACTGTCCGAGGGCATCCTCACCATCACGCTCAACCGGCCCGAGAAGCTGAACGCGTTCACCACGCAGATGGGCCAGGAGATCGGCGCCGCGCTGGATCGCGCGGACCGGGACGACGACGTCCGCGTCGTCATCTTCACCGGCGCCGGGCGCGGCTACTGCGCAGGCGCCGACATCTCCGACGGCGGCTCGGTGGGCGCCGGCTCCGGCATGGAGCGCAAGGGCCTGCCGCCGGGCGGCATCGGCCAGCGCCTGTTCGAGTCGCACAAGCCGCTGATCGCGGCGATCCACGGCGCGGCCGTGGGCGTGGGCGTCACCATGACCTTGCCGATGGACTTCCGCATCTGCGCGCAGGACACGAAGTTCGGCTTAGTCTTCACCCGCCGCGGCCTGGTGCCGGAGGCGGGCAGCGCGTGGTTCCTGCCGCGCATCGTCGGGCTGCCCAAGGCGCTGGAATGGGTCTACGCGGGCCGCACCGTCAACGCGGAAGACGCGCGCGCCGCCGGGCTGGTCAGCGAAGTGGTTCCGCCGGACCAGCTGCTGCCGCGCGCCCGCGCCATCGCCCGCGAGATCGCGGAGAACACCGCGCCCGTCGCAACTGTGCTCACGCGCCAGCTGATGTGGCGCGCTTCGGCCGCACCTCATCCGGAAGGCGCCCTGCGCGTCGATTCCGCGCTCAACCTCGCACTGGCGCAGACTGCGGACGTGAAGGAAGGCTTCACCGCCTTCCGCGAGAAGCGGCTGCCGCGCTTCCCCGGCCGCGCCAGCCAGGACCTGCCGGCGCTGTACCCGTGGTGGTGA